In Carassius auratus strain Wakin unplaced genomic scaffold, ASM336829v1 scaf_tig00217390, whole genome shotgun sequence, the genomic stretch gacacctgttgaaggtgaactgtctgttgccaaatgtgaatgccaacttgtgttggtcttccgggtgcaccggaatggtccagaatccagaggccacatcaagtgtagagaagattgtggctcctctgattcggggtagttcttgttctagctgggtcatgggccatcgtgacagcggcacctgttgattcagtttcctgtagtcaatggtgggtcgccatttgccgttaggtttgaggacgggccagatgggggctgagtaggtgctgttgcatggacggatgacccccttttcaagcatagattcgatgatctcctgcactggttcgtgtgaggcgatgggaatcttgtactgtctgacaaaagtggGAGGAGCATCAGGGTGCGTAGGGATGCGCACCGTGTGGAGGTTGGTGAGACCACAGTCTAGAGAGTCTTTGGCAAAGGATTCTTTGAACTTATACAGAACTTGTCTGAGTCCTTGACGATCCGTATCGCTTTGAAGTGCATTAGCGTCTTGTAGAATTTGCTGCACTTGAGATTCAAAACCTGGGTAAGGCTCCTCCATCGGTGTGTCATCAGTCGGGTTGGCATTGAGAGGTGTAGTAGGTTCATGAGCCTCACCGACGTTCTTGTGGAGACTGTGTTATATTGTGAGGTGTTCATCCTCGGTCAGCTCCGTTCTGCACACTTGGTCTTTAGGCACCGACATAACAGATGTGATGGCAATGAGTTTGAAAGGGTGCAGCGAACAATGTACTGTCTGTACTCCCTTCGGGTATCAGTGCGGGTGAATGGGACAATGACAGGTAGTACAAGTTCAAAATCATGAAGTCATGGCTTACTAGCCATCCCAGCCGGTAgccttgggaatgttgatgtcagttgccgtgcagttgttgaacaggatgtagactacacgagatgaacttcagtgaggggtgtggcttccagtgtgagtcgagttccacacattcaggtgagggttggaagaaacccagcgtgtggtttaaggtttgaccccatcgcatgtttgagccgaatagcgacccctttggtgtaagctggtacaccgtttcctgttcgttgactaaagtgcagACTTCTGGGATGGTCTGCCCTGATATGAGGTTGTCATGGTTGATGGAAACGTGTGGGCTGCAAAGTCAATGGGGCCCATACAACTTCATTAAAAGTGTCCACATGAGCCTTGAGGCGAATCAAGAGGTCTGCTCCAATGTAAACATCGTGTGGCAGGTCCGGAAGGACCAGGAAATAATGAGTCAGGCACCGATAATTCCATTTCACATGGCAAAGCGCAGATTCCTCTAGCAGACACCATTGAGGATGGGTGTGAGTTCAAAGGGAAACGAGTGCGCTTGCTGGCATAAGGGAGGTCAGGTGTCTTCTCAGTGATTGCATTGTATAGTGACAGACTAATGGCTGAGTTGTCTGCCCATATGGCCAGAATACTGTCCGTTGTTGTTATATCATGCAGCTGCAGTTCGGTTTTGACCTTGGGGCAGTAGGTATCAGAGTCTTTAGTGGCCTTGAAGGTACAGAGGATCGAACTTGAGCCTTGGTTTGTTGTTGAGGCTGGATAcctatggctggctgctggggttcccgtgacctctgtgacccgaCAGTCTGGCTCTTGTGGGAAttctcgtgacctctgtgacctgaccgtctggcaccgGCGACCTTGTGGTTGGAGgggaagaggttctcgcacttgagccagactttcagctgtttgaaatctagtaaaggctcaaagcgatcaagcaggtctttcccgatgagaaatgaataattgttcattggtgagacataaATAGGAGTACTAGGCTCATAGGTCCGATCGTCAGGGTGGATGGGAGCTACATTTCTGAGCTGGAGTCATTTTGGCTGTATGACTGCACATTCAGCTTGCAAGTGTGAAAATTTAGAGTtcgattctgtctctgagcttcaaatttgagctTATCAAATAGTTGAGCCGAAATCAACGTGAGGTCTGAGCCTGTGTCCACAAGGGCTTTGAGTCTCATTTCCTTTTCTAAAGTGATGGTTAGGTAGAGTTTCCGAGCCACTCCCTTCTCGATCAGGTTCCCCAGGAGTTTTGGTGTTGGGGCTTGTGTGTTGATCGATAAGCAGTTAgggtatgttttgtgtgtttcgttgtgggtACAGATAACCAAACAGCACTTTCTGGCACCTCAGTGTGTGGGATGATGCTTTCTTGGTCAGGAGGTGCAGACGTCAGCTGGACTGAGTGGGTGTTGCTATTGTTTGATGAGGCAACAGCTAGTTCAATAGTTTGTGGTTGACAAACAGTGTTCTGTGTGCTTGGTTCAGTTGTGGAGACGTTGGGAGTGGTGCTGGTTTCAGGCATAAGGTTTAGTCATGCGGTGTCTGGTTTATccttcttgtcctccttgtgaggtttctgttgaaggaactctctcagtATTCTCAGAAGTTCTGCAGCTTCGGATGTGGCTGCACTTTCCTTTTTAGATGTGGGCTCAGCCTTGAGTTTCCAAGTATCACGTCGAGAGTGTTCCCCCTCCCGCCTCCCTGGGCTTGGTGTTCTGGAGGCTGGAGGTTGGCTAGTTCTGGGTCGCCGGCCGGCTTCCCAGGTGGCCCCCCCCTTTTGGTTATGGGAGGGGCGAGGCCGGTCCCAGGACATTCCAGAGCGGTCGTTCTGGTGCTTCGGACGGGCACCACCACCGCGACcgcgctgccctctgctggcttggaacggtcttGACTCTCGGTTGATGGGTGTATAACTGGGGTGCTGTTGGGCGCCCTCTAGGGTCAACTCTGAATGGGACTCAGAGACAGAGCAAATAGTTGGgtgttttacagtcttttctgacaCAGTCTTTTGTTTGGTGTAGGCCTTATGTGCTAAATCACGTAACTGTTGCGTTGACATGCTACGCGGGCACGCTAACACTCCCAAATGGTGGCTGACAGTAGGATGGAGGTTTCGCAGAAACAAAGTTCGGAAGTTGACGTCTTCCTCCATGCCTGGTTCATTCCTTGCTCCGAAGTAGGCACGTCGCAGTCGGTTGTAGAAATTTGGTGGGGTTTCAAGTCGACCTTGCTTGAGGTCCATTGCGGTTACTAGCCCttggtctgattctggatcagagaattcacgcaccaaagcttttcgcagttgctggtagtccattttgacagtctctggttgacggtcTAAGAAACTGCGTACCTCACGACTGGACGTAATTCTGAGCAGGTACAATTTGTCCCAAGTGGTtacgttggtgacagtttgcaagtgaaagtctatatcttgtaaataagcgtgaatgtcgtggcctcctgcaggatctgggttGAACGTAGGGATGTTTCTAGCCAGCTTGTCCAGTTCTTTTGGAGTTATGTGTCCGTGGCTGGTGACCCGGACTTTCTGGAAGGGTTTTCCTTCCCCCACTGCTGACAGGGGTTCGTGGAGGCTGGCTGGTGACATTTTGAAAAGCAGGCtttcacccccttttccagctcgaagttcttggctgacacgctggggttcactggccaggggaaactctgtggagtgtgtttcctctttctgttcacGTTGCAGGCTATAAGAATGTTTCAGTTCTCTGTGAACCATGTCAAGTTCATCTATTAGAGAGTCTTTACGCTGTGTAAGGTTGTGGATTTCAGCTCGGGCCATTTCCAGGTGATTTTCATAGGCCTTCACTTTagcatctctttctttcagttcgatTTCAGCCCTTtcaaggagagcgtcaccttgtcgGAGCTTTGCCTCGAGTCTCTCTCGGGTTTCTCTCTCCAAATGTTCTCTTTGGTCTGTGTCCAGACGAAGATTCTCCAGGGCATTTTGAAGTCTTTCCACTTCTTTCTGTAGTTCTGGATCTGTAGCGTTCTCTTTCTCGTGCTGGTCTTGGGTCTCGAGAAGTAGCTTATCTAGACGACTCTGGGTGTGGGCCTGATGCTGTAGGGCTTCCTCCACTCGAAGTCTCAGAGCCGCGGCTTCCTGCTCCAAGTCGTGGTTG encodes the following:
- the LOC113100865 gene encoding uncharacterized protein LOC113100865 → MSRASSPAVPWDQLATWLETMTTSFLPKNTSDLQHLSQGQLDTEMDQLMANDPTQSYTHKELARITGTLAHLLIAQARISERSNHDLEQEAAALRLRVEEALQHQAHTQSRLDKLLLETQDQHEKENATDPELQKEVERLQNALENLRLDTDQREHLERETRERLEAKLRQGDALLERAEIELKERDAKVKAYENHLEMARAEIHNLTQRKDSLIDELDMVHRELKHSYSLQREQKEETHSTEFPLASEPQRVSQELRAGKGGESLLFKMSPASLHEPLSAVGEGKPFQKVRVTSHGHITPKELDKLARNIPTFNPDPAGGHDIHAYLQDIDFHLQTVTNVTTWDKLYLLRITSSREVRSFLDRQPETVKMDYQQLRKALVREFSDPESDQGLVTAMDLKQGRLETPPNFYNRLRRAYFGARNEPGMEEDVNFRTLFLRNLHPTVSHHLGVLACPRSMSTQQLRDLAHKAYTKQKTVSEKTVKHPTICSVSESHSELTLEGAQQHPSYTPINRESRPFQASRGQRGRGGGARPKHQNDRSGMSWDRPRPSHNQKGGATWEAGRRPRTSQPPASRTPSPGRREGEHSRRDTWKLKAEPTSKKESAATSEAAELLRILREFLQQKPHKEDKKDKPDTA